The proteins below are encoded in one region of Syntrophotalea carbinolica DSM 2380:
- a CDS encoding MerR family transcriptional regulator, which yields MKYKISEVAKMLGITPEAIRYYEQQNIIKPSKSDSSGYRSYSVWDMHALLHARSYRQYGFTLSETADLINNCDLEDIIGKLQDKTTELEKEAAYALSLVKSIHHMQEIMADAETFIGKYRIEQRPAMYRLDNEDQYVLIKDPQIKKETCRWIEHVPFVFTSARWTKEEYEQGGKKHYFGLCIEEEFADFLPDDLPPYITYLPSRSCVYTVIQSCPSKRLTPQRLQPAIAYMREQGMSLTGDIISRVVNYRKTTDEYVNYHQVWLPFEE from the coding sequence ATGAAATATAAAATCAGCGAAGTTGCCAAAATGCTGGGGATCACCCCCGAAGCCATCCGATATTACGAGCAACAGAACATCATAAAACCCTCTAAATCAGATAGCAGCGGTTACCGAAGTTACAGCGTCTGGGATATGCATGCCCTGCTCCACGCCCGTTCCTATCGCCAATACGGGTTTACTCTTTCGGAAACGGCCGACCTCATCAACAACTGCGACCTTGAAGACATCATCGGCAAACTTCAAGACAAAACGACCGAGCTTGAAAAAGAGGCCGCCTATGCCTTGAGCCTGGTAAAAAGCATTCACCACATGCAGGAAATCATGGCCGATGCCGAAACCTTTATCGGCAAATACCGCATCGAGCAAAGACCCGCTATGTACCGCCTGGACAATGAAGACCAATACGTGCTCATCAAAGACCCTCAAATCAAAAAGGAAACCTGCAGGTGGATCGAGCATGTACCGTTTGTATTTACAAGCGCGCGTTGGACCAAGGAAGAATACGAACAAGGAGGAAAAAAACATTACTTCGGTCTGTGCATCGAGGAGGAATTCGCTGATTTTTTACCGGATGACCTCCCCCCATACATCACTTACCTGCCTTCCCGTTCTTGCGTTTATACCGTTATACAATCCTGCCCGAGCAAAAGACTTACGCCGCAACGCCTGCAACCGGCCATTGCATATATGCGCGAGCAGGGCATGTCATTAACCGGCGACATCATCAGTCGGGTTGTCAACTATCGCAAGACAACCGACGAATATGTCAACTACCACCAGGTCTGGCTGCCCTTCGAAGAATAA
- a CDS encoding MFS transporter — MKNRYMPTALLLYLSYVIGGTTSVLIAQNMDYLSLQLHTDNAGVAYVLSGIGIGRLAVLLISGILSDKFGRKPFVFIALGLFIVSYVGILVSPNVAIGFICAVIAGMANSCLDVGSYPALMEAFPSAPGTATILIKAFISGGSFVFPFVTGFIIANNIYWGWSFIFFIVYLFVLGVALLRMPFPNHKIEASDSSAEDATVAAEKRFLSKPNIWIEGVCLIMIGYTSTATFYVVSIWMPKFGAQVAGMDYSVALRLISYYSIGSLISVIITGWMVKALYRQVTFVFVYPLISTICLVLMYCYPTPILCKVASFIIGFTAAGGVLQLALTTMAEFFPRGKGKITGLVYTLSSLATFSTPLITGYLSKTVIADIILFNAVVDACGVIFALIVMFRYKTVFGKTYRFAKKAVSSAPEVSVAAVGAE, encoded by the coding sequence ATGAAAAACAGATATATGCCCACAGCCTTGCTTCTGTATCTTAGCTATGTTATCGGCGGTACAACATCTGTGCTTATCGCGCAGAATATGGATTATTTATCCCTTCAGCTCCATACGGATAATGCCGGTGTTGCTTACGTGCTATCCGGTATTGGTATCGGTCGACTGGCCGTGCTGCTGATTTCCGGCATTTTGTCCGACAAGTTCGGCCGCAAGCCTTTTGTGTTCATAGCTCTCGGCCTGTTTATCGTATCCTACGTCGGCATTCTCGTCAGTCCCAACGTGGCGATTGGTTTTATATGCGCCGTCATTGCGGGTATGGCGAACTCCTGTCTGGACGTCGGTAGTTACCCCGCCCTGATGGAGGCTTTCCCCTCCGCCCCGGGCACGGCCACGATTTTGATCAAAGCCTTTATTTCCGGAGGGTCGTTTGTCTTCCCGTTCGTCACCGGCTTTATCATTGCCAATAATATCTATTGGGGTTGGTCGTTCATCTTTTTCATCGTTTATCTTTTCGTGCTCGGCGTGGCTTTGCTCAGAATGCCGTTCCCCAATCATAAAATCGAAGCCAGCGACAGCAGTGCTGAGGATGCAACCGTCGCAGCGGAAAAGCGTTTCTTGAGCAAGCCGAATATCTGGATCGAGGGTGTCTGTCTGATTATGATCGGTTACACCTCCACGGCAACATTTTATGTCGTATCTATCTGGATGCCTAAGTTCGGCGCTCAGGTCGCCGGCATGGATTATTCGGTCGCCCTGCGTTTGATCAGTTATTACAGCATCGGTTCCCTGATCAGTGTGATCATTACCGGGTGGATGGTAAAGGCCCTCTATCGTCAGGTAACCTTTGTTTTCGTTTACCCGCTGATCTCCACCATTTGTCTGGTATTGATGTATTGTTATCCCACGCCGATCCTTTGCAAGGTGGCATCGTTTATCATTGGATTCACTGCCGCGGGCGGTGTGCTGCAGCTGGCGTTGACGACCATGGCGGAGTTTTTCCCTCGCGGAAAGGGCAAGATTACCGGTCTGGTTTATACCTTGTCGAGTCTGGCGACATTCTCCACCCCCCTGATTACCGGATATCTTTCCAAAACCGTTATCGCGGATATTATTCTGTTCAACGCAGTTGTCGATGCCTGCGGGGTGATTTTCGCGCTGATTGTCATGTTCCGGTATAAAACGGTCTTCGGCAAGACATACCGATTTGCCAAAAAAGCGGTGTCTTCTGCTCCCGAAGTTTCCGTTGCGGCAGTAGGTGCCGAATAG